One Ignavibacterium sp. DNA segment encodes these proteins:
- a CDS encoding bifunctional 3-deoxy-7-phosphoheptulonate synthase/chorismate mutase gives MEEIREKINTIDNQILKLLGDRRQLSIEIIKLKNQDRSSIRDKDREKQLLTRLIEAGREYGLDKHFITKVFYEIINDSIRIQNKFVLVSNDAEDKSGVIKISIQGIEGSYSYLASQQFFSNSGKSVHYFKLNSFDEAVESVVDATSDYAVLPIENTTSGSINDVYDALMSGNLHIVGEEIFQVKHCLLALDTIPLNSIKKIFTHYQAARQCSKFLKSIPNAEVELLQDTARSVEYIMNKGDKTFAAIASKEASDIFNTTVLREDIANQQGNFTRFIICSREPIIVDERIPAKTSLILATSQKPGSLVEVLSVFKDFNFNLTKLESRPIIGNPWEEMFYLDFQGNIQDQKVKSLLDEVGKHTRYLKVLGCYPMKEADNTKIESIPVRNGESIKKNIPEQKAVDKKSQKRVAYKLASREYKEEDTVITVKDVKIGGDNFVIIAGPCSVESYDQIMQCAREVKENFAQVLRGGCFKPRTSPYAFQGLGFEALNYLKSAGNNYDLPIITEVISIDQVEKVAAQSDILQIGARNMQNFSLLSEVGKSFRPVLLKRGLMASIEEFLNAAEYILARGNRQVILCERGIRTFETATRNTLDLSAIPVLKELTHLPIIVDPSHAIGQRDKVIPLAKAAKAVGADGIMVEIHPEPEKALSDGEQSMRFDQFRQMTYELQKMN, from the coding sequence ATGGAAGAGATAAGAGAAAAAATAAACACTATTGATAACCAGATTTTGAAACTACTGGGCGATAGAAGACAATTGAGCATTGAAATTATCAAATTAAAAAATCAGGATAGATCTTCAATCCGTGATAAGGACCGCGAAAAACAACTATTAACAAGATTAATTGAAGCCGGCAGAGAATATGGATTAGATAAACACTTTATAACAAAAGTGTTTTATGAAATAATAAACGATTCAATAAGGATTCAAAATAAATTTGTACTCGTAAGTAACGACGCAGAGGATAAATCCGGTGTAATAAAGATATCAATTCAGGGAATTGAAGGATCATACAGTTATCTTGCTTCACAGCAGTTCTTCAGTAATTCAGGAAAATCAGTACACTATTTTAAGTTAAATAGTTTTGATGAAGCAGTTGAATCTGTTGTTGATGCAACTTCAGATTATGCAGTACTGCCTATAGAAAACACAACCAGCGGAAGTATCAACGATGTATATGATGCATTAATGAGCGGTAATCTTCATATTGTGGGTGAAGAGATTTTTCAGGTTAAGCACTGTCTGCTGGCACTTGATACGATACCATTAAATAGTATTAAAAAAATTTTTACTCATTATCAGGCAGCAAGACAATGCAGTAAATTTTTAAAATCAATTCCAAATGCGGAAGTTGAACTTTTACAGGATACAGCCAGATCTGTTGAGTACATTATGAATAAAGGTGATAAGACATTTGCTGCAATTGCAAGTAAAGAAGCATCAGATATTTTTAATACAACAGTGTTACGTGAAGACATCGCAAATCAGCAGGGCAATTTTACTCGTTTTATTATTTGTTCGCGTGAACCAATAATTGTTGATGAACGGATACCAGCTAAAACATCTTTAATCCTGGCTACTTCTCAAAAACCCGGATCACTTGTCGAAGTATTATCGGTTTTTAAGGATTTTAATTTTAATCTAACCAAACTTGAATCCAGACCAATAATAGGTAACCCGTGGGAAGAAATGTTTTATCTCGATTTTCAAGGAAACATACAAGATCAGAAAGTTAAATCTTTACTTGATGAAGTTGGTAAACACACAAGATATTTAAAAGTTTTGGGATGTTATCCAATGAAAGAAGCTGATAATACAAAGATAGAGAGTATTCCGGTTAGGAATGGCGAGAGTATCAAGAAAAATATTCCGGAGCAAAAAGCTGTTGATAAAAAATCTCAGAAAAGAGTTGCATATAAACTCGCCAGCAGGGAGTATAAAGAAGAAGATACCGTGATTACTGTAAAGGATGTTAAAATCGGCGGTGATAATTTCGTTATAATTGCCGGACCTTGTTCTGTTGAATCCTACGATCAGATTATGCAATGTGCCAGAGAGGTTAAAGAAAATTTTGCACAAGTTTTAAGAGGCGGTTGTTTTAAACCACGAACTTCTCCTTATGCATTTCAAGGACTTGGTTTTGAAGCTCTCAATTATTTAAAGTCTGCTGGTAATAATTATGATTTGCCGATTATAACTGAAGTAATTTCGATTGATCAGGTAGAAAAAGTTGCTGCTCAATCTGATATACTTCAGATAGGTGCTAGAAATATGCAGAACTTTTCATTGCTTTCGGAAGTTGGTAAATCATTCAGACCTGTTTTACTTAAACGCGGTTTAATGGCATCAATAGAGGAGTTTTTAAATGCGGCTGAATATATCCTTGCAAGAGGAAACAGACAAGTAATTTTATGTGAACGCGGAATCAGAACTTTTGAAACAGCAACCCGAAATACATTGGACTTGAGTGCAATTCCTGTCCTGAAAGAATTAACTCACCTACCAATTATTGTTGATCCCTCACATGCTATCGGACAAAGAGATAAGGTTATCCCGCTTGCAAAAGCTGCAAAAGCAGTTGGTGCTGATGGCATAATGGTTGAAATACATCCTGAACCTGAGAAAGCACTTAGTGACGGTGAACAATCTATGAGATTTGACCAATTCAGACAAATGACATACGAGCTTCAGAAAATGAATTGA
- the tadA gene encoding tRNA adenosine(34) deaminase TadA, whose amino-acid sequence MLFEEYQYRFMYAALQEAEKAFEENEVPVGAVVVHNNKIIGKGYNQVEKLKDATAHAEMIALTSASNHLGNWRLNECDIYVTLEPCIMCTGALLSSRINRLFYGISDLKSGACGSIHNLAENSLTNHNIKVFSGILAKESEQLLKTFFNQHRKGAEKIS is encoded by the coding sequence ATGTTATTTGAAGAATATCAATATCGTTTTATGTATGCGGCTCTACAGGAAGCAGAAAAAGCTTTTGAGGAGAATGAAGTTCCGGTTGGAGCAGTTGTTGTTCATAATAATAAAATCATTGGAAAAGGTTATAATCAGGTAGAAAAATTGAAAGATGCAACTGCACATGCTGAAATGATTGCTTTAACCTCAGCTTCTAATCATCTTGGTAATTGGCGATTAAATGAATGTGATATTTATGTAACCTTGGAACCTTGCATTATGTGTACAGGTGCTTTATTGTCTTCAAGAATTAATCGGCTTTTTTATGGTATCAGTGATCTAAAATCCGGTGCCTGCGGAAGTATTCATAACCTTGCTGAAAATTCCCTGACAAATCACAATATCAAGGTATTTAGCGGAATCTTAGCAAAAGAAAGTGAACAATTATTAAAAACATTTTTTAATCAACACAGAAAGGGGGCAGAAAAAATATCCTGA
- a CDS encoding adenylate kinase: protein MRIILFGSPGVGKGTQAKIISKNFNIPHISTGDILRKAVKEQTELGKKAGEIMSRGELVPDDLMIALIKEVLTSAECVNGFILDGFPRTTVQAIALDKLFSQIEISDAVLIYITADENEIIKRLNNRRACKQCGSIYVLKDIENLNTCPNCGAKNSFYLRNDDKEDVIKNRLEVFKSTTMPVLDYYKSKGRVIEVNGLDTIENVNKKIIESLKAKNLYH, encoded by the coding sequence ATGCGAATAATACTTTTCGGCTCACCAGGCGTGGGTAAAGGCACACAAGCAAAAATCATTTCAAAAAACTTTAACATTCCTCATATTTCAACCGGTGATATTTTACGCAAAGCAGTTAAAGAACAAACTGAACTTGGAAAAAAAGCAGGCGAAATAATGTCGCGGGGTGAACTTGTTCCTGATGATCTGATGATTGCTTTAATTAAAGAGGTGCTTACTTCTGCTGAATGTGTGAATGGTTTTATTTTAGATGGTTTTCCAAGAACAACAGTTCAGGCGATAGCACTTGATAAATTGTTTTCACAAATTGAAATTAGTGACGCGGTTTTAATATACATTACAGCAGATGAAAATGAGATTATCAAAAGATTGAACAACCGGCGCGCTTGTAAACAGTGCGGAAGTATTTATGTTCTAAAGGATATCGAAAACTTGAATACTTGTCCTAATTGTGGAGCAAAAAACAGTTTCTATTTACGTAATGACGATAAAGAAGATGTAATTAAAAACAGATTGGAAGTTTTTAAATCTACAACTATGCCTGTTCTGGATTATTACAAAAGCAAAGGCAGGGTAATAGAGGTAAACGGACTTGATACAATTGAAAATGTTAATAAAAAAATAATTGAATCATTAAAAGCAAAGAATCTTTATCACTGA
- the ftsE gene encoding cell division ATP-binding protein FtsE: MLSIQNVSFNYENQPLFVNVSLELGAGEFAFLIGKSGSGKTTLLQMVYMNVLPDSGSVSVGDFNSKTIKKSELPYLRRKIGIVFQDFKLLTDRNVFENLSFVLEVTATHKKEIKKRVNDVLNEVGLSHKRLTKPDKLSGGEKQKVAIARAILNNPLIILADEPTGNLDPETSNEILDLLQKINKRGTAILVATHNYDMVRKGNTRVFKIESGKILKGYLKPKDQ, translated from the coding sequence ATGCTATCAATACAAAATGTATCTTTTAATTATGAAAATCAGCCGTTGTTTGTAAATGTAAGTCTTGAGCTTGGTGCAGGAGAATTTGCATTTCTAATTGGTAAAAGCGGATCAGGTAAAACCACATTGCTCCAAATGGTTTATATGAATGTACTACCGGATTCGGGATCAGTATCGGTAGGTGATTTTAACAGTAAAACCATTAAAAAAAGTGAGCTGCCATATCTAAGAAGAAAGATTGGAATTGTTTTTCAGGATTTTAAACTATTAACTGATAGAAATGTTTTTGAGAATCTGTCCTTTGTTCTTGAAGTAACTGCAACTCATAAAAAAGAGATTAAAAAAAGAGTTAATGATGTTCTGAATGAAGTTGGACTTTCTCACAAGAGACTGACAAAACCCGATAAACTTTCTGGCGGAGAAAAACAAAAAGTAGCAATTGCAAGAGCGATTCTGAACAATCCGTTGATTATTCTTGCGGATGAACCCACAGGTAATTTAGACCCGGAAACTTCAAATGAAATTCTTGATTTGCTTCAGAAGATCAACAAACGAGGGACTGCTATTCTGGTAGCTACACATAATTATGATATGGTAAGAAAAGGGAATACACGAGTATTCAAGATTGAATCAGGAAAAATTCTAAAAGGATATCTAAAACCAAAAGATCAGTGA
- a CDS encoding class I SAM-dependent methyltransferase, with protein sequence MKKKNHIDPYKYVSSIYIHLMDFVDYKWWAKYIYSITANHLSKSPSVLELGAGNCKLANHLSKNYKDYIASDISLSMLSGADNKIKKVCCDMTAIPFNKKFDLIFSAFDSINYLTNKAKLKSLLDAVNAHLSDNGIFTFDAALINNSLKHQKTASINGYHNGIEYSRISKFYPFSRIHKNIFRIIHSGKTITETHKQKIFDFETYFEIADKCNLYVAECFKAFTFQKGKPTSDRVQFIMKRIT encoded by the coding sequence TTGAAAAAGAAAAATCATATTGATCCTTATAAGTATGTTTCTTCAATTTACATTCATTTAATGGATTTTGTTGACTATAAATGGTGGGCAAAATATATCTACTCCATCACTGCAAACCATTTAAGTAAATCTCCTTCAGTGCTTGAGTTAGGAGCAGGTAACTGCAAATTAGCAAATCATCTATCAAAAAATTATAAGGACTATATTGCTTCAGATATTTCCCTTAGTATGCTTTCCGGAGCTGATAATAAAATCAAAAAAGTTTGCTGCGATATGACGGCAATACCGTTTAATAAAAAATTTGATTTGATATTTTCAGCCTTCGACAGTATTAATTATCTTACAAATAAAGCAAAACTAAAATCTTTATTAGATGCTGTTAATGCTCATCTTTCGGATAATGGAATATTTACATTTGATGCAGCATTAATTAATAATAGTTTGAAGCATCAAAAAACGGCATCAATTAATGGATATCATAATGGTATAGAATATAGTCGGATTAGCAAGTTTTATCCGTTTAGCCGAATACATAAAAACATATTCAGGATTATCCATTCTGGAAAAACAATTACTGAAACTCATAAACAAAAAATTTTTGATTTTGAAACTTATTTTGAAATTGCAGATAAATGTAATTTGTATGTTGCAGAGTGTTTTAAAGCTTTTACATTTCAAAAGGGAAAACCGACTTCAGATAGAGTTCAGTTTATTATGAAAAGGATTACTTAA
- the pdxA gene encoding 4-hydroxythreonine-4-phosphate dehydrogenase PdxA yields MSRAVFTCGDTNGIGPEIAIKLFSKLFRSESRKTIAFVCPLNVFEYYYKLLKADFKYHLFDRELSNGSSLNLIPIENSKLTIGKATKDSGKAAYKSIVKSIEFLKEGFADVLVTAPISKTAFNLAGIKFPGHTELLAASEKQNKYLMMFLSKKVNVALLTIHEPLNKIPSLVSKAKIIEALIIIQKTAINDLAMHNPRIAVLGLNPHSGENGNIGTEEKEIITPVVKLLGKKINAAGPFVPDAFWGAKLFKQFDFVLGMYHDQVLIPFKLLNFDRGVNYTAGLKMIRTSPDHGTAFDIAGRGIANEASFYEAYRTALKIYYSRKRIIEKEKSY; encoded by the coding sequence ATGAGCAGAGCTGTATTTACCTGCGGAGATACAAATGGTATCGGACCAGAAATAGCAATCAAACTCTTTTCAAAACTATTCAGATCTGAATCCAGAAAAACAATAGCCTTTGTTTGCCCATTAAATGTATTTGAATACTATTATAAACTACTGAAAGCTGATTTTAAATATCATCTTTTCGATAGAGAATTGAGTAATGGTTCATCTTTAAACTTAATACCGATAGAAAATTCAAAACTAACAATTGGTAAAGCAACAAAGGATTCAGGTAAAGCAGCATACAAATCAATTGTAAAATCAATTGAATTTTTAAAAGAAGGATTTGCTGACGTATTAGTAACTGCACCAATTTCAAAAACAGCTTTTAATTTAGCTGGAATAAAATTTCCTGGACACACTGAATTGTTAGCTGCATCAGAAAAACAGAATAAATATTTGATGATGTTCTTATCGAAAAAAGTTAATGTTGCTTTGTTAACAATTCATGAACCGTTAAATAAAATACCTTCTCTTGTATCAAAAGCAAAAATCATTGAGGCTTTAATCATTATTCAAAAGACTGCAATAAATGATCTTGCTATGCACAATCCAAGAATTGCAGTGCTTGGATTAAACCCACATTCCGGAGAAAACGGGAATATCGGCACTGAGGAAAAAGAAATAATCACTCCTGTTGTTAAATTGTTAGGTAAGAAGATTAATGCTGCCGGTCCTTTTGTTCCCGATGCATTTTGGGGTGCAAAATTATTCAAGCAATTTGATTTTGTATTGGGTATGTATCACGATCAGGTATTGATACCATTTAAATTACTGAACTTTGATAGAGGAGTTAATTATACAGCAGGACTAAAGATGATAAGAACCTCTCCTGATCACGGTACAGCGTTTGATATTGCTGGAAGAGGAATAGCTAACGAAGCAAGCTTTTACGAAGCATATCGTACTGCATTAAAGATTTATTATAGCAGGAAGAGAATAATTGAAAAAGAAAAATCATATTGA
- a CDS encoding GWxTD domain-containing protein produces the protein MKKLFFVIILLTYSTFAQSEFRSNREVIQSGKYYNSEIHFFPASGSFNVFYIYKISNSQLFFEKISDQFKAGIAVNIEIKDSAGQIVDRGFDKQNVSTKDFDESNSDQLFINGLIKFNLPKGKYSFFPFISDLISKRERKLSSIQIDISDSNLILNPIVINPSVNICSDESEFYQIINNSSAVPFNQPSNSLLIPVTQNNINKLRYSIFSAESSIVKDQVIDEMVFLNNNISICDKNAVLRKSAGQDSLKYFVIKNFSSRLTESPIKIEIAIDSLNTYKQIFNVDVIWIHKPNSLSDSEQAIKFLENIEPKEKVAELLSKKDYTNTLYQYWKTKDPTPETNYNELMNEFYSRIDYCEVKFKPISGNSGAKTDRGKIFIKYGSPDTIKRDSDINDKVVETWFFKQLNRSFIFIDSDGTGKFQLVGNQ, from the coding sequence ATGAAAAAATTATTTTTTGTCATAATTCTGCTTACTTACAGTACCTTTGCACAATCAGAGTTTCGCAGCAATCGGGAAGTCATTCAATCAGGTAAGTATTATAATTCTGAGATACATTTTTTTCCTGCCAGCGGAAGTTTTAATGTTTTTTACATTTATAAGATTTCTAATTCACAACTTTTTTTTGAAAAAATATCTGATCAATTTAAAGCGGGAATTGCAGTTAATATAGAAATAAAAGATTCTGCTGGACAAATTGTTGACAGAGGTTTTGATAAACAAAATGTGTCCACCAAAGACTTTGATGAATCAAATTCAGATCAGCTTTTTATAAATGGACTTATAAAATTTAATTTACCAAAAGGTAAATATTCTTTTTTCCCTTTTATTTCTGATTTGATATCCAAAAGAGAAAGAAAGTTATCTTCCATTCAGATTGATATTTCTGATTCCAATTTAATTCTTAATCCGATTGTTATTAATCCAAGTGTAAATATCTGTTCTGATGAATCTGAATTTTATCAGATAATTAATAATTCTTCTGCAGTACCTTTTAATCAGCCATCGAACTCTTTATTAATCCCTGTTACTCAGAATAATATAAATAAATTAAGGTATTCAATCTTTAGTGCTGAAAGCAGCATCGTTAAAGATCAGGTAATAGACGAGATGGTCTTTCTAAATAATAATATTTCAATTTGTGATAAGAATGCTGTATTGAGAAAATCAGCAGGACAGGACTCGCTTAAATACTTCGTCATTAAAAATTTTTCGTCCAGACTTACCGAGTCTCCTATCAAAATTGAAATTGCAATAGACAGCTTAAATACATACAAGCAAATATTCAATGTTGATGTTATTTGGATTCATAAACCAAATTCATTGAGTGATTCTGAACAGGCGATTAAATTTCTTGAAAACATTGAACCGAAAGAAAAAGTAGCCGAATTGCTGAGTAAAAAAGATTATACAAATACGCTATATCAATATTGGAAAACAAAAGACCCAACACCCGAGACAAATTATAATGAATTGATGAATGAATTTTATTCGCGTATTGATTATTGTGAAGTGAAGTTTAAACCGATAAGCGGAAATAGTGGTGCAAAAACTGATCGAGGGAAAATATTTATTAAATATGGGTCTCCCGATACTATTAAACGGGATTCTGATATAAACGATAAAGTTGTAGAAACCTGGTTCTTTAAGCAATTAAATAGATCATTTATCTTTATTGATAGTGATGGCACCGGAAAATTTCAGTTGGTTGGTAATCAATGA
- the rho gene encoding transcription termination factor Rho, which translates to MDISDLKSKKIVELNEIAKELNIAGYSDLRKQELIFKILEAQSVKDGLTFSKGVLEVLPDGYGFLRSSDYNYLPSPDDIYVSPSQIKKFSLRTGDFVSGQVRPPKEGERFFALLRVEAVNGQSPDHIRNRTLFDNLTPVYPTKKLILESVPGEYSTRIMDMLAPIGKGQRGLIVSPPKSGKTVLLQKIANSITRNHPEVKLIILLIDERPEEVTDMERSVKAEVISSTFDEPADRHVQVADMVIEKAKRLVEAKEDVVILLDSITRLARAHNIVIPHSGRILSGGVDSNALHKPKRFFGAARNTEDGGSLTIIATALIDTGSRMDDVIFEEFKGTGNMELVLNRDLSDRRIFPAIDVNRSGTRREDLLMKEDELAKVWILRKILSDFNPVEAMEFLLDKVRGTKNNKEFLNNMNS; encoded by the coding sequence ATGGACATTTCCGATCTTAAATCGAAAAAGATTGTAGAGCTTAATGAAATAGCAAAAGAACTTAACATTGCTGGTTACAGTGATTTGAGAAAGCAGGAGCTTATCTTCAAAATTCTGGAAGCTCAAAGTGTTAAAGATGGTCTAACTTTCTCAAAAGGTGTTTTGGAAGTTCTTCCGGATGGTTATGGTTTTCTCAGATCTTCGGATTATAATTATCTCCCTTCACCAGATGATATTTATGTTTCTCCATCTCAAATAAAAAAATTCAGCCTTCGTACTGGCGATTTTGTAAGCGGTCAAGTAAGACCTCCGAAGGAAGGCGAAAGGTTCTTTGCTTTGCTGAGAGTAGAGGCTGTTAATGGTCAATCACCTGATCATATAAGAAACAGAACTTTATTTGATAACCTTACACCTGTTTATCCTACCAAAAAGTTAATTCTTGAATCAGTCCCCGGTGAATACTCCACACGAATTATGGATATGCTTGCACCAATTGGTAAAGGGCAGCGCGGACTTATTGTATCACCGCCTAAAAGTGGAAAGACAGTGCTGCTTCAAAAGATTGCCAACTCTATTACCAGAAATCATCCTGAAGTAAAACTAATAATCCTTCTTATTGATGAAAGACCGGAAGAAGTTACTGATATGGAACGTTCGGTAAAAGCAGAGGTTATCAGTTCCACTTTTGATGAACCAGCTGACCGGCACGTACAGGTTGCTGATATGGTTATTGAAAAGGCAAAAAGACTTGTCGAAGCTAAAGAAGATGTGGTTATTCTATTAGATAGTATTACCAGATTAGCCCGTGCACATAATATAGTTATTCCGCATAGCGGAAGAATATTATCAGGTGGTGTTGATTCCAATGCACTACATAAACCAAAAAGATTTTTTGGTGCTGCAAGAAATACTGAAGACGGCGGAAGCCTTACTATTATCGCTACTGCTTTGATTGATACTGGAAGCAGAATGGATGATGTTATCTTTGAGGAATTCAAAGGAACAGGTAATATGGAGCTTGTTCTTAACAGGGATTTAAGCGATAGAAGAATCTTTCCTGCAATTGATGTAAACAGATCAGGCACCAGAAGAGAAGATTTATTAATGAAAGAAGATGAGCTTGCTAAGGTTTGGATCTTAAGGAAAATACTAAGCGATTTTAATCCTGTTGAAGCAATGGAATTTTTGTTGGATAAAGTAAGGGGAACAAAAAACAATAAAGAGTTCTTAAATAATATGAATAGTTAA
- a CDS encoding folylpolyglutamate synthase/dihydrofolate synthase family protein, whose translation MDIQDSLNKLFALHQFDVKLGLDNIKGFLDAIGNPQKKLNAIHIAGSNGKGSTASFTASILMESGYKTGLYTSPHFVKFNERISIDGKLISDDYIANFIDRNQKKMEEYHLTFFEVTTAMAFEYFVFMGVDIAVIETGLGGRLDATNVLNPLACIITPLSLEHTNILGEDLEHIAFEKSEIIKPGCKTFIGLIPEEAIKVIEKKVNTVKAELFCLEEYIVEKNNNIQLYTEEIQFDEWEVPLIGKHQKYNAALAALCFTKSFHIDDPSIIINGIKNVVKNTRIQGRYEIALNKPRIILDSAHNPQGIESLVNTFKIEKNNYQKSTLLFSVMKDKNIKQMLLSVKAVFDEVCFYELSYERAADIETLKSIADSISIKYSIINDLRFFLTQYINGTKENCLVAAGSMYLLGEVKPILTELLS comes from the coding sequence ATGGATATTCAAGACTCATTAAATAAACTGTTTGCTCTTCATCAGTTTGATGTAAAGCTTGGACTTGATAATATCAAAGGATTTCTTGATGCTATTGGTAATCCTCAGAAAAAATTAAATGCCATACACATTGCAGGTTCAAATGGAAAGGGCAGTACTGCTTCGTTTACTGCCAGTATTTTGATGGAATCCGGATATAAAACAGGTTTATATACCTCTCCGCATTTCGTAAAATTTAATGAACGAATTTCAATTGACGGAAAGCTGATCTCTGATGATTACATAGCAAATTTTATTGATCGCAATCAGAAAAAGATGGAAGAGTATCATCTTACTTTCTTTGAAGTAACTACTGCAATGGCTTTTGAATATTTCGTTTTTATGGGTGTAGATATTGCCGTTATAGAAACCGGTTTGGGTGGAAGACTTGATGCTACTAATGTACTGAATCCATTAGCTTGTATAATTACACCGCTAAGTCTTGAACATACTAATATACTTGGCGAAGATTTAGAACATATTGCATTTGAGAAATCTGAAATAATTAAACCCGGATGCAAAACTTTTATTGGGCTGATTCCGGAAGAAGCAATCAAAGTAATAGAAAAGAAAGTTAATACTGTAAAAGCTGAGTTGTTTTGTCTTGAAGAATATATTGTAGAAAAGAATAATAATATTCAACTATACACAGAGGAAATTCAATTTGATGAATGGGAAGTTCCATTAATTGGTAAACATCAGAAATATAACGCTGCACTTGCTGCGCTTTGTTTTACCAAATCCTTTCACATTGATGATCCTTCAATTATAATAAATGGAATAAAAAATGTAGTTAAGAATACACGAATTCAGGGCAGATATGAAATTGCTCTGAATAAACCCCGTATTATTCTTGATTCAGCACATAATCCTCAAGGTATTGAATCTCTGGTTAATACATTCAAAATTGAAAAGAATAATTACCAAAAATCTACTTTATTGTTTAGTGTAATGAAGGATAAAAACATCAAACAGATGCTTTTATCTGTTAAAGCTGTATTTGATGAAGTTTGCTTTTATGAATTGTCTTATGAAAGAGCAGCAGATATAGAAACACTTAAATCTATTGCGGATTCAATTTCAATCAAATATTCAATTATCAATGATCTGAGATTCTTTTTGACTCAATATATCAATGGGACAAAAGAAAATTGCCTTGTGGCTGCCGGAAGTATGTATTTATTAGGTGAAGTTAAGCCAATTTTGACTGAACTTCTTTCTTGA
- a CDS encoding dihydroorotate dehydrogenase, with product MSTIDLSVTIGKLKLRNPIMLASGTVGYGNEISEFSDLNKLGAIVTKSLSLKPRKGNPPQRIVETPSGMLNAIGLANVGVDVFLKEKIPFLKKYDVPLVCNVAASSVEEYVECVKILDSEETVKAFEINVSCPNVKDGGLQFGNDIKAVGLITSKVRAVTNKPLIIKLSPNVSYISEFAQVVKDEGGDAVSAINTLVGTAFNIITKKPKIYNINGGLSGPAIKPVALAKVLEISRKVNIPIIGIGGIMNWKDVIEFMIVGASAIQTGTLNFIDPAAPEKMIKELEDFCVSNQINKISDLTASYII from the coding sequence ATGAGTACTATTGATTTATCAGTAACTATCGGAAAACTAAAACTTCGTAATCCGATTATGCTTGCTTCGGGCACAGTTGGTTATGGTAATGAAATATCGGAATTCTCAGATTTAAATAAGCTTGGTGCAATAGTAACAAAATCACTTTCGCTGAAACCAAGGAAAGGTAATCCTCCGCAGAGAATTGTAGAAACTCCCTCAGGCATGTTAAATGCAATTGGTCTGGCTAATGTTGGAGTTGATGTCTTTTTAAAAGAAAAAATTCCGTTTTTAAAAAAGTACGATGTTCCGCTCGTTTGTAATGTTGCTGCAAGCAGTGTTGAAGAATATGTTGAATGTGTAAAAATACTTGATTCAGAAGAAACAGTAAAAGCCTTTGAGATAAATGTATCTTGCCCGAATGTTAAAGACGGAGGATTACAATTCGGAAATGATATTAAAGCAGTTGGCTTGATTACTTCAAAAGTTCGTGCGGTAACTAATAAACCATTGATTATTAAACTATCGCCTAATGTATCTTATATTTCAGAATTTGCACAGGTAGTTAAAGATGAAGGCGGAGATGCAGTTTCAGCAATTAATACTCTGGTCGGAACAGCATTTAATATCATAACTAAAAAACCTAAAATTTATAATATTAACGGCGGACTTTCAGGACCGGCAATTAAACCTGTTGCACTAGCTAAAGTATTAGAGATTTCACGTAAAGTTAATATTCCGATAATTGGAATCGGCGGTATTATGAATTGGAAAGATGTTATTGAATTTATGATTGTCGGTGCATCAGCAATTCAAACAGGAACATTAAATTTTATTGATCCCGCTGCACCTGAAAAAATGATAAAAGAATTAGAAGATTTTTGTGTATCAAACCAGATTAATAAAATTTCAGATTTAACAGCATCGTATATAATTTAA